The Chitinophagaceae bacterium nucleotide sequence ACGGCAAAGAATTCCAGGATGATTTTAAGCTGAATTGGTATGATTACGGGGCGAGATTTTATGATGCGCAGATTGGGCGGTTTCATTCTGTTGACCCGCTGGCGGAGAAGTATTTGTCTATCTCTCCTTATGCTTATGTTGGGAACAATCCCATTATAAGAATTGACCCAGATGGAATGCAATGGGAGGAAACCATTGAGACAAGAGATGGTGTAACACATAGACAATTTACAATAACAATTCAAGTAAAAAACTCTGCTGGACTTTCTCCGGAACAACTTTCCTCATATACAAGTACTATTCAAAACCTAGTTGAAAGTTCCTATCAAGGAGTTAGTAGTGATGGTTCAGAAAGTTTCGCAACCTCGGTTGTTTTTGATTTTGATAATAGTCCATCTGAAGGCTCTTTTTATGTTGACTTTGTGAATACTGTAACTAATTCAGATGGTAGTGAAAGTTCGGCTGTAGGAAGAGTGGATAATATTGGTGATACTAATTCGAATAGAATACAGCTAAGGTCTGATTTAGGGAATGATTTGATGGGTAGGGTTGCAGGTCATGAAATTGGGCACACTGGAGGATTAACACATCCCTCATACCGCGATAGTAGTGGTTCAGTGGATGAGAATGGTGTTTTTATTGGGAAGGATAATATTATGGGTTACGGACAAAATAGCACTAATGTTACCTATCAACAACTGCAAAAGGTAAGTAGTACAATAAGAAACGGCTATGTTGAAACCCCTTACACTGGTGGACTTTCCCCAATTTCTCCAATTAACAACAGACCCATTATTCAACCAAGAAGATAGAGATATGATAAGAATTTACTTAGTACTTTCTTTGCTTTTAAGTATTGCAACTGGAGTAAACTGTCAGAACACTCAAAGTTTGACAATTGATGTATCAGGGAAAGATTGTTATCTTTTTGTTAACTCTTATAATGAGAAATCAGATACAACGAACTACTATATAGTCTTTGAGACTTTTTTTCACTCAGATACTGTAGCTGTCTTTGCAAATGATATTAAAGTTTTCTTTGATACTATAGAAACTGATAGGTCTACAGGTATCGCCAAAGAAATTAAAGTAGGTAAAGTTGAAAGTGTTGAATACATGGGATTTCAAATAAACAGTGAACCAATAATATACTTAAGAACAATTCCTGGAAAGTTTTACGTTAGAGTTAAGCATGAGAGAGATGAAGGTCAAATTCATATTTGTTACTCAAAATTCATGTTTCTAGCTTTTTAATTCTTCAGTTTTACTTTTACAAAGCACGGTAAAATTTCATTTGGCAAATAAATGTATCCTTAAACGGCGAAGATGTGGTTTTTATCTTCATCGGAAAACTTGCTAAGTTCCAGTATTTGGTTTGGGAAAAAAGCTGTATTTTTGGGCGTTATACGTTCATTGAGTACTCTGTTTTGGAGCAGGTAAGGCCGGTGAGAAACACGATTTCTTTGGCGTAAATTGGTATGATTACGGGGCACGGTTTTATGACCCGCAGATTGCACGCTGGCATAGTGTGGACCCGTTGGCGGAGAAGTATTATTCTGCTTCTCCTTATTGTTATGTTTTGAACACCCCAATTAATGCAATTGATCCCGATGGAAGACTAGTAATCTTTGTGACTGGGTACCCCAAAAAAGTTCTTTCAAATTATAGTATTAATCCATATCCACCAAGAATCAGATTCGATGCTAATGACACTTATATACATGATCGTCCTTTGAGTACTATGGGTTCTAACTATTGGCAAGGGCTTGACAGGGCTTTTCAATCTTATTTCCAGGATGATAATTCCCTTTACACATTTGGTGGACATCGAGATAATTCAACCGCTGCTGAACGCATTCAAAGGGGAAGAGACGCTGCCTTAGTATTTCATCGGAAATTTATTGATGGAGATATTTCACTTGCTGATGATGAGACCATTAAAATTGTAGGCCACAGCCATGGAGCAGCTTATTCAGCTGGGCTTACAAGTGAGTTGATAAGACTTGGTTATCAAGTTGAGTGGGTTTGGTACGT carries:
- a CDS encoding RHS repeat-associated core domain-containing protein, with translation MSEGTTITTAHETNYYPFGLAIPSQSFALPNENDTCQNRYLYNGKEFQDDFKLNWYDYGARFYDAQIGRFHSVDPLAEKYLSISPYAYVGNNPIIRIDPDGMQWEETIETRDGVTHRQFTITIQVKNSAGLSPEQLSSYTSTIQNLVESSYQGVSSDGSESFATSVVFDFDNSPSEGSFYVDFVNTVTNSDGSESSAVGRVDNIGDTNSNRIQLRSDLGNDLMGRVAGHEIGHTGGLTHPSYRDSSGSVDENGVFIGKDNIMGYGQNSTNVTYQQLQKVSSTIRNGYVETPYTGGLSPISPINNRPIIQPRR